From the Desulfovibrio sp. JY genome, one window contains:
- a CDS encoding ATP-binding protein — MQSGFSLRLHNRLLELDRIGDAVEAFGEAHALSAKLRYQIRLVLDELLTNIISYGYADDTEHVITVGMGLDGSRLRFILEDDARPFDPLTAGTPDTTAEADRRPIGGLGIHLVRTIMDRVAYERVGGKNRLILEKDVN, encoded by the coding sequence ATGCAGTCGGGCTTTTCCTTGCGACTCCACAACCGCCTGTTGGAACTTGACCGTATCGGGGATGCGGTCGAGGCCTTTGGCGAGGCCCATGCCCTGTCTGCCAAGCTGCGCTACCAGATCCGGCTGGTCCTCGACGAACTTCTCACCAACATCATCAGTTACGGATACGCCGACGATACGGAACACGTCATAACCGTCGGCATGGGCCTTGATGGCTCGCGTCTGCGGTTTATCCTGGAAGACGACGCCCGCCCCTTCGATCCCTTGACGGCCGGCACCCCGGACACCACCGCCGAGGCGGATCGGCGACCCATCGGGGGGCTCGGCATTCATTTGGTGCGTACGATCATGGACAGGGTCGCCTATGAGCGGGTGGGCGGCAAAAACCGGTTGATTCTCGAAAAAGACGTCAATTGA
- a CDS encoding YkgJ family cysteine cluster protein, translating to MKDLNDALAENEADATEAFLKSLPELAPGESFRFACHPNVPCFNACCSDLRLMLTPYDALRLRRALGISAADFINHFATRFTAPDTGFPMLQLKMRDEPRKRCPFVTPEGCKVYPDRPGACRTYPLGRATKLDEQGHVVEQFFVVREPHCRGFEEASTWDAPAWLADQDLARYNDFNDRYMRLMALARGKGAALTDKQGQMVWLAQYEPDAFQAFITRLDLFRLVEIDEERKARVLADEEASLIFGLDWLELAFFGLETGLRRKRQPMP from the coding sequence ATGAAAGATTTAAACGACGCCCTGGCCGAAAACGAGGCCGACGCCACCGAAGCGTTCCTCAAATCCTTGCCCGAACTCGCGCCCGGGGAGTCTTTCCGGTTCGCCTGCCATCCGAACGTGCCCTGCTTCAACGCCTGCTGTTCGGACCTGCGGCTGATGCTCACGCCCTACGACGCCCTGCGCCTGCGCCGGGCGCTCGGGATTTCGGCCGCGGACTTCATCAACCACTTCGCCACGCGTTTCACCGCGCCGGACACCGGCTTTCCCATGCTCCAGCTCAAGATGCGCGACGAGCCCCGGAAACGCTGCCCCTTCGTCACGCCGGAGGGCTGCAAGGTCTATCCCGACCGCCCCGGGGCCTGCCGCACCTATCCCCTGGGCCGGGCGACCAAGCTCGACGAACAGGGGCATGTGGTGGAGCAGTTTTTCGTGGTGCGCGAGCCGCACTGCCGGGGCTTCGAAGAGGCCTCCACCTGGGACGCGCCGGCCTGGCTGGCCGACCAGGACCTTGCCCGCTACAACGATTTCAACGACCGCTACATGCGGCTTATGGCCCTGGCCCGGGGCAAGGGCGCGGCCCTGACCGACAAGCAGGGGCAGATGGTCTGGCTGGCCCAGTACGAGCCCGACGCCTTCCAGGCCTTCATCACCCGGCTGGACCTCTTCCGGCTGGTGGAGATCGACGAGGAACGCAAGGCGCGGGTCCTGGCCGACGAGGAGGCCTCGCTGATTTTCGGCCTGGACTGGCTGGAACTGGCCTTTTTCGGCCTGGAGACGGGGCTGCGCCGCAAACGCCAGCCCATGCCGTAA
- a CDS encoding chemotaxis protein CheW: MATDAQSGSQRFLTMTLGNEIFAIDIFSVREILDYTDITRIPQTPEFMRGVVNVRGNAVPVVDLKMKFGLGQVEQTLNTRIVIVEIRREDTVSVMGALADSVKEVLELETDRIDPPPRMGAAVRADFIRGIGRHGDRFILILDVDKVFSTEEILDLSHMLGETAPPAGENDEITSNP; the protein is encoded by the coding sequence ATGGCAACTGACGCCCAGTCCGGCAGCCAGCGCTTTCTTACCATGACGCTTGGGAATGAAATTTTCGCCATCGATATTTTTTCCGTCCGTGAAATCCTCGATTACACGGACATCACCCGCATTCCCCAGACACCGGAGTTCATGCGCGGGGTGGTCAACGTACGGGGCAACGCCGTGCCCGTGGTCGACCTCAAGATGAAATTCGGCCTCGGTCAGGTGGAACAGACGCTCAATACCCGCATCGTGATCGTGGAAATCCGGCGCGAGGACACGGTTTCGGTCATGGGAGCCCTGGCCGATTCGGTCAAGGAAGTCCTGGAGCTCGAGACGGACCGCATCGACCCGCCGCCGCGCATGGGCGCCGCCGTGCGGGCCGATTTCATCCGGGGCATCGGCAGGCACGGGGACCGCTTCATCCTGATCCTCGACGTGGACAAGGTTTTCTCCACCGAGGAAATCCTCGATTTGTCCCATATGCTTGGCGAGACGGCCCCGCCTGCGGGAGAAAACGACGAAATCACCTCCAATCCCTAA
- a CDS encoding methyl-accepting chemotaxis protein, producing the protein MFKNRSLAFKLGLGFGLLIVFTILIAGVGYVSLDMLLSRSAKMEAVNIISDAITSARMDMLYFMNSKDQGRLESFRKNLAKAREKAQALKHTLSDPRNRERMDAIIKDVAAYEAGLGRYLESEKTNAETLKTLVDAAGALQKAGETLDQHLAEAVTKSSATGGEAVAKAAMVQHRVSSLIQQFLRSRIEVLYYLWKGDTSRMDNARSFLEKLIASGKDAEKLLATPEERAMMLDIVTRAETYKSRMEGFLAAAETRVVVIKDMAAAADQAAKVALEAVNVQQESMNAESRTANSVNIAAAVTAIILGLLFAVLITKGILRGVKKAITAAESVSHGDLDVDVSIEGRDEIGTLLMAMERMIEAERTTADVASRLAQGDLTVSVTARSDKDVMLISMSEMIDRLRDVVGEVQSGAENVASGSEEMSASAESLSQGATEQASAVEESSSAMEQMASSISQNADNASQTEAIAVKAANDARESGQAVTQAVAAMKEIAGKISIIEEIARQTDLLALNAAVEAARAGEHGRGFAVVASEVRKLAERSQSAASEITKLSSSTTSVAERAGDLLAKLVPDIQRTADLVQEINAASQEQSTGSGQVNKALQQLDQVIQQNASASEELASTSEELSAQAEQLQASVAFFQLEAGARVARPAAKPRANKGKPAARPALAKGPSAKPRAESAAPAISLDMDSDDDQFERF; encoded by the coding sequence ATGTTCAAGAATCGTAGTCTCGCCTTCAAGCTGGGGCTCGGCTTCGGCCTGCTTATTGTATTTACCATCCTCATCGCCGGGGTGGGCTATGTAAGCCTCGATATGTTATTGTCGCGCTCCGCCAAGATGGAGGCCGTCAACATCATCAGCGACGCCATCACCAGCGCCCGCATGGACATGCTGTACTTCATGAACAGCAAGGATCAGGGCCGTCTGGAATCCTTTCGCAAAAATCTCGCCAAAGCCAGGGAAAAGGCCCAAGCCCTCAAGCATACGTTAAGCGATCCCCGCAACCGGGAACGCATGGACGCGATCATCAAGGACGTCGCCGCCTATGAGGCCGGACTCGGCCGTTATCTGGAAAGCGAAAAGACCAATGCGGAAACGCTCAAGACCCTGGTCGACGCGGCCGGCGCCCTGCAAAAAGCCGGGGAAACCCTGGACCAGCATCTGGCCGAGGCCGTGACCAAGTCCTCCGCCACCGGGGGCGAGGCCGTGGCCAAGGCGGCCATGGTGCAGCACCGCGTAAGCAGTCTCATCCAGCAGTTCCTGCGTTCGCGCATCGAGGTCCTGTATTACCTGTGGAAGGGCGACACGTCGCGCATGGACAACGCCCGGAGTTTTCTGGAAAAGCTCATCGCGTCGGGCAAGGACGCCGAAAAACTTCTGGCCACGCCGGAAGAACGCGCCATGATGCTGGACATCGTCACCCGCGCCGAAACCTACAAATCCCGTATGGAAGGCTTCCTGGCCGCCGCCGAGACCCGGGTCGTGGTGATCAAGGACATGGCCGCCGCCGCCGATCAGGCCGCCAAGGTCGCCCTGGAAGCCGTCAACGTCCAGCAGGAAAGCATGAACGCCGAATCGCGCACGGCCAACAGCGTCAATATCGCCGCCGCGGTCACGGCCATCATCCTCGGCCTCCTGTTTGCCGTGCTCATCACCAAGGGCATCCTGCGCGGCGTCAAAAAGGCCATCACCGCCGCCGAATCCGTCTCCCACGGCGACCTGGACGTGGACGTGAGCATCGAGGGGCGCGACGAGATCGGCACCCTGCTTATGGCCATGGAGCGCATGATCGAGGCCGAGCGGACCACGGCCGACGTGGCCAGCCGGCTGGCCCAGGGCGACCTGACCGTTTCCGTCACGGCCCGGTCGGACAAGGACGTGATGCTGATAAGCATGTCCGAGATGATCGACCGGCTGCGCGACGTGGTGGGCGAGGTCCAGTCCGGAGCGGAAAACGTGGCCTCGGGCAGCGAGGAGATGAGCGCTTCGGCCGAATCCCTGTCCCAGGGCGCCACCGAGCAGGCTTCGGCCGTCGAGGAATCGTCCTCGGCCATGGAGCAAATGGCCTCGAGCATCAGCCAGAACGCCGACAACGCCAGCCAGACCGAGGCCATCGCCGTCAAGGCGGCGAACGACGCCCGCGAATCCGGACAGGCCGTGACCCAGGCCGTGGCCGCCATGAAGGAAATCGCCGGCAAGATCTCCATCATCGAGGAAATCGCCCGTCAGACCGACCTGCTTGCCCTAAACGCCGCCGTGGAAGCGGCCCGGGCCGGCGAACACGGCCGGGGTTTCGCCGTGGTGGCGTCCGAAGTCAGAAAGCTGGCCGAACGCAGCCAGTCGGCGGCCTCGGAGATCACCAAGCTCTCCAGCTCCACCACCAGCGTGGCCGAACGGGCCGGAGACCTGCTCGCCAAGCTCGTGCCGGACATCCAGCGCACGGCCGATCTGGTCCAGGAGATCAACGCCGCCAGCCAGGAACAGTCCACCGGATCGGGGCAGGTCAACAAGGCGCTCCAACAGCTCGACCAGGTCATCCAGCAAAACGCCTCCGCTTCCGAAGAGCTGGCCTCCACCTCCGAGGAACTCTCGGCCCAGGCCGAACAGCTGCAGGCGAGCGTCGCCTTCTTCCAGCTCGAGGCCGGCGCCCGCGTGGCCAGGCCCGCCGCCAAGCCCCGGGCCAACAAGGGCAAGCCCGCCGCCCGCCCGGCCCTGGCCAAGGGGCCGTCCGCCAAGCCCCGGGCCGAGTCGGCCGCACCGGCCATTTCCCTGGACATGGACAGCGACGATGACCAGTTCGAACGTTTCTAA
- a CDS encoding chemotaxis protein CheA — translation MSEIDPSIGIYVEETRELLGELERGLLDLEKNPGDMERVDACFRAMHTIKGGGAMFGFEEISRFTHDVETVLDRVRAGDLPVTSELLTLTLAARDHILALLEAPVPPGPELLAASDALLASFAAFLPGKDTHAAHPPAGVTAASPPSGLTCDTEENACYACEPQAGPPGIYWVRFCPSPRILHSGNDPARLLADLDAVGLVRSLRHGPMPELDAPDFDPEEVYGVFDMLVRTPCTENSLRDVFIFVEDDSDITIERIHQGNLRGDDLGELLHALTGLDAAPTDAVLDALGRALADKLATISEAKAKAKRTQLSAAEGGSKRQAAATGSTTLRVDAARLDSVVSMAGELVILQSRLRQAVQARDLDAAAAVDEDLERLTDAMRDVALGLRMLPIGTVFSQFTRLLRDLSASLGKVVEFEALGGDTELDKTVIDRIKDPLVHLLRNSLDHGVETPAERQAAGKPEKGHITLSASHSGGNVVIAISDDGKGIDPVVIRNKAVEKGLIAPDMDLPEKAIFELIFAPGFSTAATVSDISGRGVGMDVVKRNIEALRGSVEVDSVLGQGTTVTIKLPLTLAIIDGFSVVVGKDSFIVPLVTLRGFQERFPASEVRTVENMDRMGELIPVVSLRKLFAVPGTQPGYERVVITEVEGDMVGFCVDKVVGRQQAVIKSLDDCYRHLKWISGTTINGDGSISLILDVPQLVRFVREQEDSRLHAVKASRTLAQ, via the coding sequence ATGAGCGAGATTGATCCGTCCATCGGTATTTATGTGGAGGAGACCCGGGAACTGCTCGGCGAACTGGAACGCGGGCTGCTCGATCTGGAAAAAAACCCGGGCGACATGGAACGCGTGGACGCCTGTTTCCGCGCCATGCACACCATCAAGGGCGGCGGGGCCATGTTCGGCTTCGAGGAGATCTCCCGCTTCACCCACGACGTGGAGACGGTGCTCGACCGGGTGCGCGCGGGGGATCTGCCGGTCACCAGCGAACTGCTGACGCTCACGCTTGCGGCCAGGGATCACATTCTGGCACTGCTGGAAGCCCCGGTCCCGCCGGGACCGGAACTGCTCGCCGCCTCGGATGCACTGCTCGCGTCCTTTGCCGCCTTCCTGCCCGGCAAGGACACGCATGCGGCGCATCCGCCGGCAGGCGTCACGGCTGCGTCGCCCCCGTCGGGCCTCACCTGCGATACCGAGGAAAACGCCTGCTATGCCTGCGAGCCCCAGGCGGGACCACCCGGCATCTACTGGGTGCGCTTTTGCCCGAGCCCGCGCATCCTGCATTCCGGCAACGATCCGGCCCGGCTGCTGGCCGACCTCGACGCAGTGGGCCTCGTGCGCTCCCTGCGCCACGGCCCCATGCCGGAGCTGGACGCCCCGGACTTCGACCCGGAAGAAGTCTACGGCGTGTTCGACATGCTCGTACGTACGCCCTGCACCGAGAACAGCCTGCGCGACGTGTTCATCTTCGTCGAGGACGACTCCGACATCACCATCGAGCGCATCCATCAGGGCAATCTGCGCGGCGATGACCTTGGCGAGCTGCTCCACGCCCTCACCGGCCTCGACGCCGCCCCGACCGACGCGGTGCTCGACGCTCTGGGCCGGGCCCTGGCCGACAAGCTGGCAACCATCAGCGAGGCCAAGGCCAAAGCCAAAAGAACCCAACTCAGCGCCGCGGAAGGCGGCAGCAAGCGCCAGGCCGCCGCGACGGGAAGCACCACGTTGCGTGTGGACGCGGCCCGGCTGGACAGCGTGGTCAGCATGGCCGGCGAGCTGGTCATCCTCCAGTCCCGCCTGCGCCAGGCCGTCCAGGCCCGGGACCTCGACGCCGCCGCCGCCGTGGACGAGGACCTCGAACGCCTGACCGACGCCATGCGCGACGTGGCGCTCGGGCTCCGCATGCTGCCCATCGGCACGGTGTTCAGCCAGTTCACCCGGCTTTTGCGCGACCTTTCGGCTTCCCTCGGCAAGGTCGTGGAATTCGAAGCCCTGGGCGGCGACACCGAGCTCGACAAGACCGTCATCGACCGCATCAAGGATCCGCTGGTGCACTTGCTACGCAACAGCCTGGACCACGGCGTGGAAACGCCGGCCGAAAGGCAGGCCGCCGGCAAGCCGGAGAAAGGCCACATCACCCTGTCGGCCAGCCATTCCGGCGGCAACGTGGTCATCGCCATAAGCGACGACGGCAAGGGCATCGACCCCGTGGTGATCCGCAACAAGGCCGTGGAAAAGGGACTCATCGCCCCGGACATGGACCTGCCCGAAAAGGCCATCTTCGAACTCATCTTCGCCCCGGGTTTTTCCACCGCCGCGACGGTGTCGGACATCTCGGGACGCGGCGTGGGCATGGACGTGGTCAAGCGCAACATCGAGGCCCTGCGCGGCTCGGTGGAGGTGGACAGCGTCCTTGGCCAGGGCACCACGGTGACCATCAAGCTGCCGCTGACGCTGGCCATCATCGACGGCTTCTCCGTGGTGGTGGGCAAGGATTCCTTCATCGTGCCGCTGGTCACCCTGCGCGGCTTCCAGGAGCGCTTTCCCGCAAGCGAGGTGCGCACCGTGGAAAACATGGACCGGATGGGCGAACTGATACCGGTGGTGAGCCTGCGCAAGCTTTTCGCCGTGCCCGGAACCCAGCCCGGCTATGAGCGCGTGGTCATCACCGAAGTGGAAGGGGATATGGTCGGTTTTTGCGTGGACAAGGTGGTGGGCCGGCAGCAGGCCGTCATCAAGAGCCTCGACGACTGTTACCGTCATCTCAAATGGATTTCAGGCACGACCATAAACGGCGACGGCAGCATTTCGCTGATCCTCGACGTGCCCCAGCTCGTCCGTTTCGTGCGCGAACAGGAAGACTCCCGCTTGCACGCGGTCAAAGCCTCCCGTACACTGGCCCAGTAG
- a CDS encoding STAS domain-containing protein produces MELTRTEDGNSLVLGIAGKCTVEHAAALHKALLQAVGEGRPLALDISGVEDADISFLQLLLATALTLDRDGRTFARRGPVAEAARLAARVSGFDNTPLLQPFFADGEHDG; encoded by the coding sequence ATGGAACTGACCCGTACCGAAGACGGCAACAGCCTCGTGCTCGGCATTGCCGGCAAATGCACAGTGGAACACGCCGCCGCCCTGCATAAGGCCCTGCTACAGGCCGTTGGCGAAGGACGGCCGCTGGCCCTGGACATATCGGGCGTCGAGGATGCCGACATAAGCTTTCTGCAGTTGCTGCTGGCGACAGCCCTGACCCTCGACCGCGACGGCCGCACGTTCGCCCGACGTGGCCCGGTGGCCGAGGCAGCCAGGCTGGCGGCCAGGGTTTCCGGCTTCGACAACACGCCCCTGCTCCAACCCTTTTTCGCCGATGGGGAACATGATGGCTAA
- a CDS encoding response regulator translates to MAKRIMTVDDSASVRQMVAFTLKKEGYDVIEACDGKDGLAKLSGTVDMVITDLNMPNLDGIGLIKGIRAQAAYKFIPIVMLTTESQAGKKAEGKSAGATGWIVKPFTPDQLLAVVKKVLR, encoded by the coding sequence ATGGCTAAACGGATCATGACCGTGGACGATTCAGCGAGCGTGCGTCAGATGGTGGCTTTCACGCTCAAGAAGGAAGGATACGACGTCATCGAGGCCTGCGACGGCAAGGATGGCCTGGCCAAACTTTCCGGGACCGTGGACATGGTCATCACCGACCTCAATATGCCAAACCTCGACGGCATCGGCCTGATCAAGGGCATTCGCGCCCAGGCCGCCTACAAGTTCATTCCCATCGTCATGCTGACCACCGAATCCCAGGCCGGCAAGAAAGCCGAGGGCAAGTCGGCCGGGGCCACGGGCTGGATCGTCAAGCCCTTCACCCCGGACCAGCTCCTGGCCGTCGTCAAGAAAGTCCTGCGATAA